The nucleotide window ATTTCACATTGCCCAGTTCTAATATATTCTTGCCGCTGAAAGCCTTTCTGCGAAGCACAGATCGTATCCTTGCGTTAAGCTCCGCTATGTGAAACGGCTTGGTCAAATAATCGTCGGCACCCAGGTTCAGGCCCTGCACCTTGTCATCCAAAGAGTCATTTGCTGAAATAATGATCACATTATCAGCCTTGCGCATGGTCTTCAGTTCCTTTAAAATATCCATTCCGTTCCCGCCAGGAAGCATAATATCCAGCAAGATACAGTCGTAATCGTAGGCGATGATTTTTCGAATGGCTGTTTCAAAATCCGGAGCTTCTTCTACCAGAAAATGCTCTTTCTGCAGGGACTGGCGGATGACCCCCAGCAACTCAGGCTCGTCTTCTATCACCAATATTTTCATGTAATCACTCCAGTTTTATTTGTTGCACATGTAATTCAGCATCATTACATGCTTACAATAATAGCTATTAAAACCGTAAAAAAACAGGAACAAATATCGCCGGGAGAATAGCGGGGGTTCATTCAGACTCCAGGATGCGAACTATCTCTTTATAACCCAGGCTTTTTGCGTGTTGCAGGGAGGTAACCCCATTTTTATCAGCAATATGAATATTGCAGCCGGCATCTTTAAGAATACGCACAATTTGCTGGTATTTTTCGGTTCCGTCACCTAAGATCACTGCTTCCAGCAATCCTGTCCAACCCAGCCGGTTTACATGGTCGATAGGAAATCCGCTGGTAGTGGCCAATAACCTCACGGTTTCCACATGTCCCCTTTCACAAGCCGGAATCAACGCAGATCCGTTATAGCGGTTAAATACATCAAACCGGGCACCATGCTGCAGGAACAATTTCAACAATTCGGTCTGGCCCGTAGCGCCGGCATATAGAAAAGGGCTATCCAATATCGCATCCTGCCGGTTAACATCAGCACGATGCGCCACCAGCAGCCGTGCCATCCTGAGATTCGCGGCATGAGTAGCCCATAACAGCAATGACCTTTTGCTGCCATCTGTTGTATTTACATCAGCCCCCCTTTTCAAAGCCGCTTCTACCGCCTTGAGGTCATTCTTTTTTACATCTTCAATGATAGTTGAATACATAGAATCTGTATTGGGTGAGCTGCAAAAACTGCAACAAGCCAGCAATAATACAATGATCAGCGTTCTCATACCTTCTTTTTTCAGTAGTCTTTACCAACCGCTTCAGCTCCCACCAACTGCTTTTCCAGGGCCTCCAGCGAAACGCCTTTGGTTTCGGGTACTTTGGTTAGCACCCATATCAACTGGAGTAACATCATAAAAGCAAAAAACGCAAATATAGGCCAGGGATTATCCTTAAATACGCCATGATTTG belongs to Niabella yanshanensis and includes:
- a CDS encoding response regulator transcription factor — encoded protein: MKILVIEDEPELLGVIRQSLQKEHFLVEEAPDFETAIRKIIAYDYDCILLDIMLPGGNGMDILKELKTMRKADNVIIISANDSLDDKVQGLNLGADDYLTKPFHIAELNARIRSVLRRKAFSGKNILELGNVKLDLDERTVSIRDTPVAFNRKELDVLTYFMLNHNRLVLKTALAEHVWGAYADEANDYEFLYSQIKNLRRKLNEHESSLEIRAVYGIGYKMQVI
- a CDS encoding ankyrin repeat domain-containing protein, yielding MRTLIIVLLLACCSFCSSPNTDSMYSTIIEDVKKNDLKAVEAALKRGADVNTTDGSKRSLLLWATHAANLRMARLLVAHRADVNRQDAILDSPFLYAGATGQTELLKLFLQHGARFDVFNRYNGSALIPACERGHVETVRLLATTSGFPIDHVNRLGWTGLLEAVILGDGTEKYQQIVRILKDAGCNIHIADKNGVTSLQHAKSLGYKEIVRILESE